From Salvia splendens isolate huo1 chromosome 16, SspV2, whole genome shotgun sequence, a single genomic window includes:
- the LOC121770987 gene encoding cytokinin dehydrogenase 6-like, with amino-acid sequence MFISQANILFKLKPLVFKIALLFLLGITTNRNHLPTNPPSLYTMPFFGNLSFHNINHASKDFGNRYHLIPTAILYPNSTSNIAHIIKHVFNLGLTSHLTVAARGHGHSLEGQSLAPDGVVIHMESYKSPGMAFHTGDHYPYVDVSAGELWINILHESLKRGLSPKSWTDYLHLTVGGTLSNAGISGQAFRHGPQINNVYRLRVVTGRGDVVTCSDEQNADLFNAALGGLGQFGIITEARIALEPAPAKVKWIRALYSDFTAFTNDQERLISSSRDALDYLEGFVVINRTRLLNSWRSSFNPKDPVQAEQFTSEGRVLFCLELAKYFNLEDVGEIEREVDSLLSELSFIRSTLFVSEVSYVDFLDRVHVSEMKLRENNLWDMPHLWLNLLVPRSSIYGFAKQVFHNIVEDTSNGPVLIYPVDKSRWKNGTSLVTPEEDVFYLVAFLSSAVPSSAGKDGLDAILTRNRRIVKFISESNLRVKQYLPHYNTTQEWREHFGAKWEIFLRRKMLYDPLAILAPGQRIIPRANAKIPSSKNNLKELNK; translated from the exons ATGTTCATATCACAAGCCAACATACTCTTTAAACTAAAACCTCTAGTTTTCAAAATAGCACTACTTTTCTTGCTTGGCATCACAACCAATAGAAACCACCTCCCCACCAACCCCCCTTCCCTTTACACAATGCCTTTCTTTGGCAACCTAAGCTTCCACAACATCAACCATGCTTCTAAAGACTTTGGCAATAGATACCATCTCATCCCCACAGCAATCCTCTACCCAAACTCCACCTCCAACATTGCCCACATCATCAAACATGTATTCAACCTAGGCCTCACTTCCCACCTCACCGTGGCCGCCCGCGGCCATGGCCATTCTCTCGAGGGCCAGTCCCTAGCCCCCGATGGCGTGGTCATCCACATGGAGTCGTACAAATCCCCGGGGATGGCGTTCCACACAGGGGATCATTACCCCTATGTAGACGTCTCGGCCGGTGAGCTATGGATAAACATCCTCCATGAGAGCCTCAAGAGGGGCCTCAGTCCCAAATCTTGGACCGACTACCTCCACCTCACCGTCGGCGGAACGCTCTCCAACGCCGGCATCAGCGGCCAGGCTTTTCGACACGGCCCTCAGATCAACAATGTCTACCGACTACGCGTCGTCACAG GCAGGGGAGATGTGGTGACGTGCTCGGACGAGCAGAATGCCGATCTCTTCAACGCAGCTCTCGGCGGATTAGGCCAGTTTGGGATCATCACTGAGGCTAGAATCGCTCTAGAGCCAGCTCCAGCGAAG GTGAAATGGATCAGAGCATTATACTCTGACTTCACCGCATTCACCAACGATCAAGAGCGTCTCATATCCTCTTCCCGAGACGCTCTTGACTACTTGGAAGGATTCGTCGTGATAAACAGAACCAGACTGCTAAATAGCTGGAGATCCTCCTTCAACCCGAAGGATCCAGTCCAAGCAGAACAGTTCACTTCCGAAGGAAGGGTTCTGTTCTGCTTGGAACTGGCAAAGTATTTCAACTTAGAAGACGTCGGCGAGATTGAACGG GAAGTGGACAGCCTTTTATCCGAATTAAGTTTCATTCGCTCGACCCTGTTCGTGTCCGAGGTCTCCTACGTGGACTTCCTAGACAGAGTCCACGTGTCGGAGATGAAACTCCGCGAGAACAACCTGTGGGACATGCCTCATCTGTGGCTGAATCTACTCGTGCCGAGAAGCAGCATCTATGGCTTTGCTAAGCAAGTATTCCACAACATTGTTGAGGATACAAGTAATGGCCCTGTTTTGATCTACCCTGTTGACAAATCCAG ATGGAAAAATGGGACGTCTTTGGTGACGCCTGAGGAGGATGTTTTTTATTTGGTGGCGTTCCTGAGCTCAGCAGTGCCGTCTTCTGCAGGGAAAGACGGCCTGGATGCCATTTTAACGCGAAATAGACGGATTGTAAAGTTTATTAGTGAGTCAAATCTGAGGGTCAAACAGTATTTGCCTCATTACAATACCACACAAGAGTGGAGGGAGCATTTTGGAGCAAAATGGGAGATTTTCTTGAGGAGGAAAATGTTGTACGACCCCCTCGCCATCTTGGCCCCCGGGCAAAGGATTATCCCAAGGGCCAACGCCAAAATTCCAAGCagcaaaaataatttaaaagaattaaataaatga